A window of Kribbella amoyensis contains these coding sequences:
- a CDS encoding ABC transporter substrate-binding protein, producing MSEVQNTPDHGQEQSSPGVSRRGLLRNGALLGGLAALAGGLPAGTAAAATTSSTSAVPRAGARSAQGTVDIPNKYGKPFSVDDDELFIFAVNFKPFELGGDDAGRESTRYFDTVFGDAIRAKFPAVKIKYATWDYPIRYEDLARAGRVPDLIIEDPRTRIDRDLEPLGWVADLTADLQRAGIDLSTLNPSTVELVKSRSDGGLYGVPLFIDEHVLLYNKQIFDKFGSRYPKVGSTYDEIYQTARKLTRQDGIDHYKGFMQHPDNYLALNQAGLYPFVPGASEQPAPEDVKVNLTSAEWKSISYNMNRFLQLPGNTFTTVDDFFKGDMSFPGHLAMAVHTLSKLNAYALSDLYVEEDDAEQFAEWAKSVTIGVTSMPVLSRGSTAIYQPNTRAAFVPPQSAHKDQALEIVKYLISEEAQTRISSYGVKGVLATDAVKAAFGTAIPELKNIDTSAVYWGDNAVVKNYQNTEYWDIPLYKVFRQHVLIDGMDVDSALQVAEQLDIPNYIKAQAAAGFTW from the coding sequence ATGTCCGAAGTACAGAACACCCCTGACCACGGCCAGGAGCAGAGCTCGCCCGGCGTGTCCCGCCGCGGCCTGCTCCGCAACGGCGCCCTGCTCGGCGGGCTCGCGGCGCTGGCCGGCGGGCTGCCGGCCGGGACCGCGGCCGCGGCCACCACAAGCTCCACGTCGGCCGTCCCGCGCGCCGGGGCCCGGTCGGCGCAGGGCACCGTCGACATCCCGAACAAGTACGGCAAGCCGTTCTCGGTCGACGACGACGAACTGTTCATCTTCGCGGTCAACTTCAAGCCGTTCGAGCTCGGCGGCGACGACGCCGGCCGGGAGTCGACCCGGTACTTCGACACCGTCTTCGGTGACGCGATCCGGGCCAAGTTCCCCGCGGTGAAGATCAAGTACGCGACCTGGGACTACCCGATCCGCTACGAGGACCTGGCCCGGGCCGGCCGGGTGCCGGACCTGATCATCGAGGACCCGCGGACCCGGATCGACCGCGACCTGGAGCCGCTGGGCTGGGTCGCCGACCTGACCGCGGACCTGCAGCGGGCCGGTATCGACCTGTCCACGCTGAACCCGAGCACCGTCGAGCTGGTCAAGTCCCGCTCGGACGGCGGCCTGTACGGTGTGCCGCTGTTCATCGACGAGCACGTGCTGCTCTACAACAAGCAGATCTTCGACAAGTTCGGGTCCCGCTACCCGAAGGTCGGCTCGACCTACGACGAGATCTACCAGACCGCGCGGAAGCTGACCCGGCAGGACGGGATCGACCACTACAAGGGCTTCATGCAGCACCCGGACAACTACCTGGCGCTGAACCAGGCCGGGCTGTACCCGTTCGTCCCGGGCGCGTCGGAGCAGCCGGCACCGGAGGACGTGAAGGTCAACCTGACCAGCGCGGAGTGGAAGTCCATCTCCTACAACATGAACCGGTTCCTGCAGCTGCCGGGCAACACCTTCACCACGGTGGACGACTTCTTCAAGGGGGACATGAGCTTCCCCGGCCACCTGGCGATGGCGGTGCACACGCTGTCGAAGCTGAACGCGTACGCCCTCAGCGACCTGTACGTCGAGGAGGACGACGCCGAGCAGTTCGCCGAGTGGGCCAAGAGCGTCACGATCGGCGTCACCTCGATGCCGGTGCTGAGCCGCGGCTCCACCGCGATCTACCAGCCGAACACGCGGGCCGCGTTCGTCCCGCCGCAGTCGGCGCACAAGGACCAGGCCCTCGAGATCGTCAAGTACCTGATCTCGGAGGAGGCGCAGACGCGGATCTCGTCGTACGGCGTGAAGGGCGTGCTGGCGACCGACGCGGTGAAGGCCGCGTTCGGTACCGCGATCCCGGAGCTGAAGAACATCGACACGTCCGCCGTGTACTGGGGCGACAACGCCGTCGTGAAGAACTACCAGAACACCGAGTACTGGGACATCCCGCTGTACAAGGTGTTCCGCCAGCACGTGCTGATCGACGGGATGGACGTCGACTCGGCCCTGCAGGTCGCCGAGCAGCTCGACATCCCGAACTACATCAAGGCCCAGGCGGCCGCGGGCTTCACGTGGTGA
- a CDS encoding sialidase family protein, which yields MNPIDPRFDGRLKQAAAGPDVQEALLPTLHPGDSHAATLVETQAGDLLCAWFNGPGEGDKETRIVLSRLPAGSDTWTEPEVMSDDPERSEQNPLLFVAPSGEVWLLHTSNEPHDQTSSRVLRRLSSDGGLTWGPSSVVFDRAGSFLRNPIVVLSNGDWLLPAYHCDPAGEGTVVQLSPDQGRGWTPVDIPDGLGQVQLSAVEVAPGELLGLFRSRAADRIHKSVSKDSGLTWSAPEKTTLPNNNSAIQVLRLEDGRLVLVFNDSSAERDQFRWVPDGKGGVRRKTLRTPLTLALSEDNGETWPYWRNLQVQDEEYRDNEFGYSYPTLLQTRDGKLHIAYSYLRKTIKHVVMDPEWIEAGDRTA from the coding sequence GTGAACCCGATCGATCCGAGGTTCGACGGCCGCCTGAAGCAGGCGGCCGCCGGGCCGGACGTGCAAGAGGCGTTGCTGCCGACCCTCCATCCGGGCGACAGCCACGCGGCCACCCTGGTCGAGACGCAGGCGGGTGACCTGCTCTGCGCCTGGTTCAACGGACCGGGTGAGGGCGACAAGGAGACCCGGATCGTGCTGTCCCGGCTGCCGGCCGGGTCGGACACCTGGACCGAGCCGGAGGTGATGTCGGACGACCCGGAGCGCTCGGAGCAGAACCCGTTGCTCTTCGTGGCTCCGTCCGGCGAGGTCTGGCTGCTGCACACGTCCAACGAGCCGCACGACCAGACGTCCTCCCGGGTCCTGCGCCGGCTGTCCTCGGACGGCGGCCTGACCTGGGGCCCGAGCTCGGTCGTGTTCGACCGGGCGGGCAGCTTCCTGCGCAACCCGATCGTTGTCCTGAGCAACGGTGACTGGCTGCTGCCGGCGTACCACTGCGACCCGGCCGGCGAGGGCACCGTGGTGCAGCTCAGCCCGGACCAGGGCCGCGGCTGGACGCCGGTCGACATCCCGGACGGCCTGGGTCAGGTCCAGCTGAGTGCGGTGGAGGTGGCGCCGGGCGAACTGCTCGGCCTGTTCCGCAGCCGGGCCGCGGACCGGATCCACAAGTCGGTGTCGAAGGACTCCGGCCTGACCTGGTCGGCGCCGGAGAAGACGACGCTGCCGAACAACAACTCGGCGATCCAGGTGCTGCGGCTCGAAGACGGCCGGCTGGTGCTGGTGTTCAACGACTCCAGCGCCGAGCGGGACCAGTTCCGCTGGGTGCCGGACGGCAAGGGCGGGGTACGCCGTAAGACGCTGCGGACGCCGCTGACGCTGGCGCTGTCCGAGGACAACGGCGAGACCTGGCCGTACTGGCGGAACCTGCAGGTCCAGGACGAGGAGTACCGGGACAACGAGTTCGGCTACTCGTACCCGACGTTGCTGCAGACCCGGGACGGGAAGCTGCACATCGCGTACTCCTACCTGCGCAAGACGATCAAGCACGTGGTGATGGACCCGGAGTGGATCGAGGCGGGAGACCGAACGGCATGA
- a CDS encoding DUF5060 domain-containing protein: protein MTEPMTGPTAVSDKVERWAVHELALPGPADGNPFADVELRVTYRFRNRVVTVDGFYDGDGVYRARFMPDREGRWEYVTSSSAPELDGHRGELLCTPPGPGNHGPVGVHGAHHFAYADGTRYDCIGTTCYHWTYESQELQELTLEGLRGSPFDKVRMCLLPTNGMRPDRLPFVGNEPGQVDVSRFDVEFFRHFEGRVADLLALGIQADLILFHPYDKGFWGFDGLTPEQDAHFLKYVVARLGAYRNVWWSLSNEYDFNRNKTIADWDRLLQLVQRHDPYQRLRSIHNGTKMYEIFSPYDFTKPWITHQSVQHWDGGEVGAWRACPKPVVLDEIGYEGNAGRRWGNLTAQELVHRFWQGMTLGGYVGHGESFVDRETRAWISIGGRLYGESSPRLAFLRDFMAGLPRLANGDVDPARCVLHYVGDRQPASVELDLPADAEYRVELIDTFAMTVEEVPGRFRGRSTIPLPQRPYLVLRGVR, encoded by the coding sequence ATGACTGAACCGATGACCGGACCGACGGCGGTGTCGGACAAGGTGGAACGGTGGGCGGTGCACGAACTCGCGCTGCCCGGACCGGCGGACGGGAACCCGTTCGCCGACGTGGAGCTGCGGGTGACGTACCGGTTCAGGAACCGGGTCGTGACCGTCGACGGCTTCTACGACGGCGACGGCGTGTACCGGGCCCGGTTCATGCCGGACCGCGAAGGCCGGTGGGAGTACGTCACCAGCAGTTCGGCACCGGAGTTGGACGGTCATCGGGGTGAGCTGCTGTGCACCCCGCCGGGTCCCGGGAACCACGGGCCCGTCGGGGTGCACGGCGCGCACCATTTCGCCTACGCGGACGGCACGCGGTACGACTGCATCGGCACCACCTGCTACCACTGGACGTACGAGTCGCAGGAGCTGCAGGAGCTCACGCTGGAAGGGCTGCGCGGCTCGCCGTTCGACAAGGTGCGGATGTGCCTGCTGCCGACCAACGGGATGCGCCCGGACCGGCTGCCGTTCGTCGGCAACGAACCGGGCCAGGTCGACGTCAGCCGGTTCGACGTGGAGTTCTTCCGGCACTTCGAGGGCCGGGTCGCGGACCTGCTCGCGCTCGGGATCCAGGCGGACCTGATCCTGTTCCACCCGTACGACAAGGGGTTCTGGGGCTTCGACGGGCTGACCCCGGAGCAGGACGCGCACTTCCTGAAGTACGTGGTCGCGCGGCTGGGCGCGTACCGCAACGTCTGGTGGTCGCTGTCGAACGAGTACGACTTCAACCGCAACAAGACGATCGCCGACTGGGACCGGCTGCTCCAGCTGGTCCAGCGGCACGACCCGTACCAGCGGCTGCGGTCGATCCACAACGGCACCAAGATGTACGAGATCTTCAGCCCGTACGACTTCACCAAGCCGTGGATCACGCACCAGAGCGTGCAGCACTGGGACGGCGGCGAGGTGGGCGCGTGGCGGGCGTGCCCGAAGCCGGTGGTGCTCGACGAGATCGGCTACGAGGGCAACGCCGGCCGCCGGTGGGGCAACCTCACCGCGCAGGAGCTGGTGCACCGGTTCTGGCAGGGCATGACGCTCGGTGGGTACGTCGGGCACGGCGAGTCCTTCGTCGACCGGGAGACCCGCGCCTGGATCTCGATCGGCGGCCGGCTGTACGGCGAGAGCTCGCCGCGGCTGGCGTTCCTGCGCGACTTCATGGCCGGTCTGCCCCGGCTCGCCAACGGCGACGTGGACCCGGCGCGGTGCGTACTGCACTACGTCGGTGACCGGCAGCCCGCCTCGGTGGAGCTCGACCTGCCGGCGGACGCGGAGTACCGGGTCGAGCTGATCGACACGTTCGCGATGACGGTCGAGGAGGTGCCCGGGCGGTTCCGCGGGCGCTCGACGATCCCGTTGCCGCAACGTCCCTATCTGGTTCTGCGAGGTGTGCGATGA